The genome window ATGGTGGCAAACTTACCAGAAACTTATGTGAGTTAGTTCAAGGATTTTTTTTACTTTTGCACTCCGTTTAATAATTACTACAAAGAGTTTTGAACCAATCAGAGAAACGATTTGATATGAAAAGAACACCGGATATGTTAAAAAAAGCAGGATTAGTACTCTTTTTAGCAGCAATCCTCCTGTCGTCATGCGTACCGATGAAACGTATCCGATATCTGCAGGACCCCAAGGAATTTAAAATGGCCAAAGCTGATTTTAAGAAACCCGAAGCCATAGAATATCTTGTTCACAAGGGAGATAATCTCTATGTCAAGGTTAAAAGCCTCGATGAAAAAACTAATTTCTTCTATGAATCGGGTGCAATTAACAATTATTATGACGAAGCAGGTATTTACCTGAATAGTTATACCGTCAATGACTCGGGTTACGTTGAGTTTCCCCTTATCGGAAAAGTAATGGTCGATAATTTCACTACCGAACAAATACGCCAGAAAATCCAGGAGAGGGTGAATGAATATGTCAAAAATACTATCGTAATTGTTAAGCTGGCTAATTTTCATGTTTCGATGTTAGGTGAATTTAAAAATCCGGGAAAATATGTGGTTTACCAGGATAAAATAAATATTTTCGAAGCCATTGCCATGGCAGGAGATATGACTGATTTCGCCAAAAGAAACAAGGTGCTGCTTGTACGCCAGAGTGAGAAAGGGGTTAAAACCTACCGGATTAACCTGAACGATTATAGTATCCTGGAATCGGATTATTATTACATCATGCCTAACGACCTGGTCTATGTTGAATCGCTTAAGGGTAAACAATTTGCTTTCAGTGAGTT of Bacteroidales bacterium contains these proteins:
- a CDS encoding polysaccharide biosynthesis/export family protein — its product is MKRTPDMLKKAGLVLFLAAILLSSCVPMKRIRYLQDPKEFKMAKADFKKPEAIEYLVHKGDNLYVKVKSLDEKTNFFYESGAINNYYDEAGIYLNSYTVNDSGYVEFPLIGKVMVDNFTTEQIRQKIQERVNEYVKNTIVIVKLANFHVSMLGEFKNPGKYVVYQDKINIFEAIAMAGDMTDFAKRNKVLLVRQSEKGVKTYRINLNDYSILESDYYYIMPNDLVYVESLKGKQFAFSEFPYTLIFTTISTTLLLINYFSK